One stretch of Astatotilapia calliptera chromosome 3, fAstCal1.2, whole genome shotgun sequence DNA includes these proteins:
- the LOC113019331 gene encoding uncharacterized protein LOC113019331 isoform X2 has translation MNSFGESEVRKSAVSKNWSSFASARGCTGEWTLSHVSHPHQQDGNSCGVHVIMFAQSLIDGKTQVEEYNTEITKLRSRLCHYLFSSIDRTRKCSQCWCVIAAKDRVQCQKCGAYKHMHCSKSVCGICIFCERP, from the exons ATGAATTCATTTGGCGAGTCGGAGGTCAGAAAAAGTGCGGTGTCGAAAAACTGGAG CTCATTTGCTTCAGCAAGAGGCTGCACTGGAGAGTGGACCTTGTCACATGTGAGCCACCCACATCAACAGGATGGGAACTCATGTGGAGTGCATGTCATAATG TTTGCCCAATCTCTCATTGACGGTAAAACACAAGTGGAGGAGTACAACACTGAAATCACAAAGCTCAGGTCCCGACTTTGCCACTACTTATTTTCCTCAATAG ATCGAACTAGGAAGTGCAGTCAGTGCTGGTGTGTGATTGCAGCCAAAGACCGG gtGCAGTGCCAGAAATGTGGTGCATACAAGCACATGCATTGTTCAAAGTCTGTTTGTGGCATCTGTATCTTCTGTGAGA ggcCGTAA
- the LOC113019331 gene encoding uncharacterized protein LOC113019331 isoform X1, which translates to MNSFGESEVRKSAVSKNWSSFASARGCTGEWTLSHVSHPHQQDGNSCGVHVIMFAQSLIDGKTQVEEYNTEITKLRSRLCHYLFSSIDRTRKCSQCWCVIAAKDRVQCQKCGAYKHMHCSKSVCGICIFCETQCSTAEGKELCSIVGGYTGGAIEVASEECHQGKHQAANDKGKVPKGENICSKSTSNSEIGRLTVRDEGTQTEDNAKEAEVYGTSLSTDNAAAADVVGSMQIQNSKLIQKELVQFTECMVAYLYQAQKRKPTQ; encoded by the exons ATGAATTCATTTGGCGAGTCGGAGGTCAGAAAAAGTGCGGTGTCGAAAAACTGGAG CTCATTTGCTTCAGCAAGAGGCTGCACTGGAGAGTGGACCTTGTCACATGTGAGCCACCCACATCAACAGGATGGGAACTCATGTGGAGTGCATGTCATAATG TTTGCCCAATCTCTCATTGACGGTAAAACACAAGTGGAGGAGTACAACACTGAAATCACAAAGCTCAGGTCCCGACTTTGCCACTACTTATTTTCCTCAATAG ATCGAACTAGGAAGTGCAGTCAGTGCTGGTGTGTGATTGCAGCCAAAGACCGG gtGCAGTGCCAGAAATGTGGTGCATACAAGCACATGCATTGTTCAAAGTCTGTTTGTGGCATCTGTATCTTCTGTGAGA CACAGTGCAGCACAGCAGAGGGAAAGGAGTTGTGCAGCATAGTAGGTGGCTATACAGGAGGAGCAATAGAAGTAGCCAGTGAAGAATGTCATCAGGGAAAGCATCAGGCAGCGAATGACAAAGGAAAAGTTCCTAAGGGAGAGAACATCTGCAGCAAATCGACAAGTAACAGTGAGATAGGAAGACTGACAGTCagagatgaaggtacacagactgaaGACAACGCAAAAGAAGCAGAAGTATACGGCACAAGTCTGAGTACagataatgctgctgctgctgatgttgtaGGATCGATGCAGATACAGAATTCCAAACTGATTCAGAAGGAACTAGTACAGTTTACAGAGTGCATGGTCGCTTATCTGTACCaagctcaaaaaagaaaacctacacAATAA
- the LOC113019331 gene encoding uncharacterized protein LOC113019331 isoform X3: MWSACHNVISLPNLSLTVKHKWRSTTLKSQSSDRTRKCSQCWCVIAAKDRVQCQKCGAYKHMHCSKSVCGICIFCETQCSTAEGKELCSIVGGYTGGAIEVASEECHQGKHQAANDKGKVPKGENICSKSTSNSEIGRLTVRDEGTQTEDNAKEAEVYGTSLSTDNAAAADVVGSMQIQNSKLIQKELVQFTECMVAYLYQAQKRKPTQ; encoded by the exons ATGTGGAGTGCATGTCATAATG TTATTAGTTTGCCCAATCTCTCATTGACGGTAAAACACAAGTGGAGGAGTACAACACTGAAATCACAAAGCTCAG ATCGAACTAGGAAGTGCAGTCAGTGCTGGTGTGTGATTGCAGCCAAAGACCGG gtGCAGTGCCAGAAATGTGGTGCATACAAGCACATGCATTGTTCAAAGTCTGTTTGTGGCATCTGTATCTTCTGTGAGA CACAGTGCAGCACAGCAGAGGGAAAGGAGTTGTGCAGCATAGTAGGTGGCTATACAGGAGGAGCAATAGAAGTAGCCAGTGAAGAATGTCATCAGGGAAAGCATCAGGCAGCGAATGACAAAGGAAAAGTTCCTAAGGGAGAGAACATCTGCAGCAAATCGACAAGTAACAGTGAGATAGGAAGACTGACAGTCagagatgaaggtacacagactgaaGACAACGCAAAAGAAGCAGAAGTATACGGCACAAGTCTGAGTACagataatgctgctgctgctgatgttgtaGGATCGATGCAGATACAGAATTCCAAACTGATTCAGAAGGAACTAGTACAGTTTACAGAGTGCATGGTCGCTTATCTGTACCaagctcaaaaaagaaaacctacacAATAA